TCAACGAGGAAATTGTAAGCAATGTCATGGTGTGAATGAATAAGGGCCACttgaaaattgtaaattgtcGCTATAAAGGCACTCATTGGTGACAACTTTGCATCCATCCTCAAAAATGTAGCACTGCAATTTCAGGACTAACCTGGGAGAATTACCCTGGAGTAGAGCCTTGGCCTGCTCTTCATGgcgacacaataaatgatgaaatacaCCGTGCTGGCCACAAATATCCCACAACATTGCGCATAGACGTAATCCAAGTCTGCAGAGAGcgaaacaaaatatattttgacatTAAATTTCAACACCGTGTCCTGTGAATTATACCGTAAAGGCTGGCTCCATGGAACATGCTGTCATGGCGCGATGAATGGCTCTTTATGTAGAGCATCGGCGTGAAGGAAGATCCATACAACACTCCCGACACCATAGCCAACAGGCAGCCTCTGTAGACGGTGAGAAATAGCTTATGATTTATGCTTTCAACACGACCATCTGAAACCATTTTAGATAGTCCCTTATCCTAGTAAACATTTAGTGCagaaaatcatagaaaaaaactcAAATTGGAAAATTCAGCCCTTGGAAACACCTTCATTTGGCAAAATATTAAacatgtacactgctggccaaaagtattggcacttctgtcagataatgctcaatttctcctagaaaattattgcaattataaATTCTTTGgtatgaagggaatagttattATTTCTCGCAGAACacttataactgtttgcattagtctaacacattcattatagtaaagcatgTAACCATAGTTTGAGATGTTATTCCAtaccctttgacacagtaaagtggaccaccttatcagccctcgcctgaAAAGGAAAAGACGTCAGCATCTCTTTGGTGGGGTCAGGACACCCCCACCTTACCAAGGCAACAAGTTGATAGCTCGGCGCCTTAGACGTCAAGGCATGCCAGACACCCACCtcagttgccgtggcaaccacgtcaTAGCCACAAAAGAtgacacacgaacttgaccgcccaaacctgccacagaagGATTATCCCAAGAACACACCCagtctgttttgccttgttttttgatcaccttcaacaaataaattgtcaacctgtttttgttgagccttctttaaactttTGGAACTGGGGTCATTGCAAAGGGTTAATACCGGAGTGAACGCACAGGGTTTGGCCTTCCCGGCCGACTTGCTGGGGCTGCACCAGCGGGACGCCTACTGGGTCGGCTGTCGCGGTTCCGGCGGCTTGGCTGGGAGGCCGAATTCCTTcatgtagtaatatcttcatttaatctgcttgcaatgaaaaaacactaaaaataaaaaaataaatcattataatttacaCAACTTAAAAaattggccggacaaaagtattggcacttgcAGCCTACTACTTGGTGGCACAACctctagacaaaataactgcgaacaacctcttccggtatccatcaatgagttttttttacaatactctgctggaattttagaccattcttctttggccaactgtcccaggtctcagatttgaagggtgccttctctaaactgccattttcagatctcttcacaggtgttctatgggattcaggtctggacttattgctgtccactttagaagtctccagtgctttctctcaatctattttctagtgcttttaaaagtgtgttttgggtcattgccctgctggaagacccatggccTCCGAGGGAGACACTAAATTATGCTAAAAAATTTGttagtagtcttcagacttcataatgccatgcacacggtcaaacagtccagtgccagaggcagcaaagcgaccccaaaacatcatggaacctccgccatgtttgactgtggggaccgtgttttctttgaaggcctcgttttttccccctgtaaactatgttgatgccttttccgaaaagctctacttttgtctcatctgacgtttttggctttctcggatAACTTTTAGCCgactccagtctggcttttttatgtttgggtcagaagtggggtcttcctgggtatcctaccatagagtgccGATGGATAATATGGGTTgaaactgttgtaccctcagactgcaggacagcttgaacttgcttggatgttagtcgaggttctttatccgccATCCGcaaaatctttcgttgaaatctctcgtcaatttttcttttcccatccacatctagggaggttagccacagcgcCATGGGCTttccacttattgatgacactgcgcacggtagacaaaggaacattcaggtctttgaagatggacttgtagccttgagaagcaaaattgtgcggaagcatgggcaatctgaaGTCCCTCAGAGAGTTTTTTGGTCTTTTCTGCATGCTCAATGCGGTACGCAAAagcacacaggacagaggttgagtcaatttgaatccattttaactggctgcaagtgtgattagttactgccaccacctaatatgtgccacaggtaagtaacaggttgttacacaaattagagaagcatcacatgattcaaagggtgctaatacttttgtctggcccatttttggagtttcgcgCAAAAAGAtgacgattaaaaaaaattaattaaaaaaaaaaaaatcccattctgttgtgttttttttcattgcaagcgaaataaaacgaagatattactaccaaagcatttgtaattgcaatcattttctgggagaaatcgagcattatcggagaattacaggggtgccaatacttttggccagcagcgtaTGTGCGCTCATCCTAGAAGTTTCCCTAGCCATAAAACCTCCAACTAGGTAAGCATCCCCACTTCCCGACAGCATGTGAATTCATCCCTTCTGCCAAGTTTCTATTGACTTTGTGCTCAcacttatcctttttttttttttaacacagcaAGAGAAAACATTGGCATCGTTTTGAAACGGGCCTTTGAGACCCAATTAAGAGGCATGTAAATGTCACATGTTCAATACAAaccattgagtttttttttttttttttccccctagaaAATGTTCACTGTCAGTTTTGGGTTTTGCTACAAGCTAACTCCGGATAACGAGCTAACGTGACATCCACTTACCGTCTGTGGCTTGAGCTACTATCACCCTATCACAACTGAGACACTGCAACAGGTCAGAACGTAAATTGCTTGTTGGGCTTCTTCATTCCTTTCAATTTGGACATTCTCATCCGGGTTGCTGCCATTGCTCATTGGGCATTTTCTCCTGAGgtgcattcacttttgttgccttgcCAACTGTGGACTAATGCCGCCATCACATGTTCTGGGAAAGAAGATGATCCTTACCACTTGCTAATTGGTAATTTTAACTATGTCCTAATCATGTGCTTTTGTTGccatagcaaaataaataaataaataaaactgaataaaCTCAAAATAGCCGGGGACTTATTATTTTGGCTTGttgcgggggggggggcttttgatatacagtatacactgCAACAAGAAGAATGCATCAAAATGAAAActacgtttttgtttgcaaCCGAACATTTTGACAAACGCTtggttcaaaagaaaaaaaaaatcataaaaaaaaaaaaaaacaactgttaCGCTGGCGCCAAAAAGTGCAAATTGATGATACACTTTAATAAAaagaggctaaaaatagcacctccaggtagctcgctggtctgctggTTGGTGAGTGGGACAAGCGTCAGTGGTGAAATTATTGCATCACAAGAAAAAGTGAAACtggcagaaggcacactagaaaaataatttattatttaaaggcttattatgaacggtttggttcttttgttttgtatatattttttaaattctgctatcattaaatattatttaaatatttttcttgacgcccttttGGACGCTGCAGCGCCCTAAGGCATTTGCCTAGCTCGCCTTATGGGCGGCACGGGTCTGCCTGCGACGGCGCCGATGTCATCATATCATCAGCTCTCTTATGCGATTAGATGCTAATTTGTTTACGCCTCTGTAGTGTATTAGGATGTACACTGGCTGCTGGACTTTACCGATATTTCCACTATTATGGGCTTACTCACGGTAAGGGAACTATCAGCCAGAATTCTGTGACTTGTCAATCCTTTTATCTCTGTAATCGATACACTCAGATCAAATTCCACCTTAAGGTCTGTGACTCTCTTTTACACCATTATTGAATTATTAGTATACTCCTGCTCTCGGGTAACAGGCACGACTAAAAAGTTAATATATTGTTTACACTTGATCCCTGCTTGGGTTCTGTgccctttttaaaaattgaatttctAACAAACACCAATACTGTTTTGGGGCTTCTGATTCCAATTCGACTGTAGCATCAGCCGATACAGTAAAAATTCCACTTTtcggggaattttatttttttcttttaacacaAATTTTCTGCATGCTTGAAAGTAATAGATATCATGGTTTGATTACACATTGCTTAACTcatctgccactgacggcgctggacgtccaatccatttgaaatggaaggGCTGGCAACAAATAAACGAATGCTCGTTCGCTGTCACTCTCCCACCTCAAATAgactggatgtctactagtcaaATTCAACCTCACAGCAGACTGATTGGACACAACACGATTAGACATCTTTGGAAGAGCAACAAACGCTCCCATTTATAACTGCAGCGTGTGCATTTGGCAGTCATCTTGGATGGGTTAATTGGCTGTTGGAAACCAGATGTGTAACCTGGTGATTTAGGATTTTGCTAACCCTGTTCAAAGATGAGCCGTCTGCACTTTGTGGTTATAAACGCAAAATAAATTAAGTTTAGCTCACATTAATCGTCGGCGGCTGGGTCTCACAGAATCGATCCAGAACTTGGGTAAAGATAGGCCATAGCTACCAGAGCTTGTGTGCTGcaagaaaaatatgaaaatgaataaaacaaaagatgAAACTCAGCCACAATGCCAAGGGGAGTGACACCATGAACAACATGTACTGACCCTGTCGATGAGTAAAGGTACACTTTCAGGATTGAGATTCTGCTGCAGATCGGTTTTCACGAAGAAAAATATGAAACTGCTGCAATGGAAACCACACGAATCAGAGCACTAGATTTTGAATAACATTTTAAGGCTGACTAAAAGATGAAATATCAGGATAAAATGCATAGGAATTCCTATgaaggcgctagacgtccaatataTTTTGACTTAGAGGGGCGGATGAACGTTCGTTGTTTGAATTAAAACATAGTTTACCTTAACAGACACAATCCGACTCCACAGTAATTTAACATCGGTCGCAAGACATCCTCAGCAGGAATGCCGAACCAGCCGAACCTGAGCATGGGCGTATGTCAATTGGTTTACGAAGGCATTAACCACTCTGGAAGACAGCCTgcttcatttcaattcacaaaaaatgaAGTTACCTTGGAGTGGCCCAGCCAATCAGCAGACTGGACGAGCCCCAGATTAAAACCCCCAGGCTGAGACCAATGGCTTTGACGATTGGAACGGCCATCACGCTGCCTGAAAATGACACACCATGAAAAGACTGTACGCCATTTTGTCTTAACCAGTGTCATTCGTGCTTCTGATTGTGTTGTGTATGAATATGAACAAAGAAATCCATCatatcagcattttttttttcttattccaaaagaaaaaaatgtgtttttatgaaCACAATACTTACGCTCAAGTCCCAAAAAGGTATTGGATGTAAATAATTGATGGACACACTGCACTCACCTTACATTCTCTCAATAGAAACCACTCAAAACGTTTGATTTGATAGCAGTATGGGGGCCGGGGTGGCAATAGTCTAAAAAGGACTGTATTATGAGAAAAGCAATACAGTTATCCCTCATTTAATCGCTGCCAATAGGGACCAGAGCCACCCGCGTAAAGTGAAAGCCCACCTAGTGTCACTAGGCATGTGtcagtatgatattctgacggtatgataaccttcagTCAAAatctcacggtattgcaattagagatgtcccaatccgatatttggaacggattggacgtcgatatgggcaaaaaatgcGCATCAGTATCTGATCGGAACACGgggaaaattccgatccagtttttttttttttttttttgaaagtccggtccaggttttccagcgcaccgatttatataatccattccagtttttggttcggtttccctaaaatcataTTGAGTCTGCAAAGCCCTGTGAGACAACCttattgtgatatagggctatacatataaaattaaattgaataaatgcatgttaTCATTAGAtcattaaatgttttaaaatatgtaaatattAATACAAATAAGATATATAATGTATAAATACACAGCAAATTTATGTTttaagtttttcttaaatctagtcaaaaacTTTCTCCATCttattttgagtgttaaagactagttaacagagtaATATGTCAATATTCTGtttaaagtaaatattactatttgttgttATCTGGCTTACACAGCTAAAAGTTGTACTTTTTCACCTGAATCAAGACAACTTTGCTTTAAAATAATGTGACAATATCTacccttgaattaagaacatttctggcaTTTCAAAGATTTGCGGCGCCATCatttggacactgataaccgaagactTAACCGTGGAAACGTCACCGATTGCGACAATATTTGGCCCtatgtcacacatgagaccaatgtttacatttggagtaaattagacaggtaatcatttattgtatttacaaactcttggAGTGCTTCATATTGAACATATGTGAAGGATAGGGGTATTATGGAAAATTATTTTTGGCGCATTGAAACCATAATTAGCATTAAAAGCCTACTAGAACAGCCTTTATTTCCAGTTAGGGACTTTCAAATGGCAGGTGTATGGTACCTCTCAAAAAATTTTGATTGTGATTGGTAATTTCTAAACACAGCAAAATTCTCAGTTGCTAGTGTGTGCACAATTGTGCCAACATTACTTTTAAATAAGATTTGTCAATCTATGTTTTAGAGGTCAAAGTTTTgaaatgattttctttttttcatttttgcaggcctgtacatataaaaaaattccggtccagcttttttttgttggactttttttaaaccaatgttGACACAGATGTATCAATCTCATCATACCTGTAGCCCAGATGACCCCGCCGAGCATTGCCAAAGGATAGAATTTGGGAGAGTGGAGCATCACGTCACCGACCATGGCCACCGACCAGATGGCTGCGCAATACACCCACTGGAAAAACATTCCTGTCACACAAAATACCATAAAAAGTCACGAAGCCAATCATGTGGCAGCAAACATGGAAATATAAGTCCCTTCCCTCAGATATTCAATAATACTGCTGAAATGAGGAGTTAgagaaaacttttatttttaaatgcaatttGTAGCCATCAATGCAAAACCTCAAAGTAATGCTATGCCATCATTTAGGTGGAGaattataaattagggctgtcaaaattatcgcgttaacgcgcggtaattaattttttaaattaatcacgttaaaatatttgacgcaattaacgcacatgtcccgctcagacagtattctgccttttggtaagttttacagcaaggctttttatgctgtccaacagcgtactcttgtggtcgctttgcgacatggtttattgttttcttaccagttcattatggctgcaccacgtctcgggctgataatgttgtgcttatatgatccttggacaagatttgtccttaagtatggttgttgtaaagaatgtacatattatgttagtaagcgaaatgttatattttttgtatgagacgctttttgtttatgtttagtgaacctgtatagcgtgctaagctaacgttgttgctaatgcaatgcttgtgtacttttattttgtagttttacgacggtctaaagaggacaatggtttgaggccattttattaataaatcagatgaaaaaggaagaagtctgattattaaggagtcttttactagctgtctagctttggaaaaagtagacgcttcggagtgaggacagcatagacagatttaaatgacagtagagtgaaatgcccactacagtccttatgtaccgtatgttgaatgtatataaccatcttgtgtcttatctttccattccaacattttacagaatatatatatataattaacagaaaaatatggcattttatagacggtttgaattgcgattaatttttaaactaattaactcgattaaaaattttaatcgtttgacagccctaaaattaatTCTTGctctttttcattcttttgtTGCACTCGCCAGTTTTACACTGTATAGGAGTGACGAGTCAGTATTTCACTTGTggataaaaatgcaaaaatacaaaTACGACCCAGTCCAAAATGCCAAATCTGGACAAAACCAAAATTTCTCCCAAAACAAATATCCAGGATAAGTCATTATTGAAATATCGATCAAGATGTGAATTACAGGCTTTTAAATGGACTTACTTCAAATGCTGCCGTTTTAAAGGAccacatacagtccctgacaaaagtcttgtcgcttatccattttgtagaaacaattgctaataacctggctattaattattcaattggtttcagaaatggctcatatgaaagctctaagaacctcccaaatgatgttgaatgtacaaaaaatgtTTCCCTAAAAACGCTTTACACAACACTGTAATTTTAACTGCTACTCGCtgcttcgaaaaaaaaaaaaatcaaacttagTGATGCATGTTAATACGATGCACATAATGGCAGCTTGCCTCCCGAGCCTCTGCCATCTCAACTTAGCACAAATGCTTTcgactgttttttgttttaaactctTAATCAACCGTTGAGCGGATGTTGCGCTCGTTGACGCAATTACGTGATCGATGATGGACAACGTTGACTCATTGGGATAGCTTTAATATATACAGGTTGTCCtcgggttatgaacgagttccgttcctacgtggCGACCTCACCCGAATTTCCAGGTTGATCGGATTTATCCCTTAAAgtgcccctaaatctcaaaataactatccataaAGTCCCAAAGTATTGTAATTTGTTTCCCTCTGGTGGCAACATTGGGTCTGGCTTATGTTtctgagaagcagactcagacgaCTGACATGGATAAAAGATAGACGCGCTCTAGTTTGGCCCACatgaggctgtaagttgtttcagctaatatatatttgtgtgtgcatttgtaattaaagttcagagctacagtttgtggagttacttgTGAGCAATTTGCTGTGAGAATGGCGCACCGCACgctggctatttttagaccgtgacgtcgcattgtAAAGCGgacgtaaagccgaagtgggacattatagacccgccctcgcatagacacaacgcaattagtgctacttttctccggtaatctttcaaaaacgaacatgccgatcacgcattgcttttttggaacttgtagaaacgactctagatatTACGACAcacgaaggatgttttcttcatacgtttccggaaaccaaaaactcgggaggtaaaaatgtgaagaccgaatcaacttgcgcggactttaacaccagctcggtgaatccattcacatttcatatgcagtaaacattatgttgggttggcatggtctttcaggggacaaagaggtaagccatttttatatttttaacttatttttttagcgtaacgttgtgccgtactgcttctgtctgacaatgaatgacctgaaaagaattacaatcgtATCTGActtccactgttaccgtttctgttatatatataaaaaacaactttagtaagggggaaatgtaaataaattatagaattaagatgtgttatcaatgaaaaaattaaaagtgttcgttggctgtcactgagtagcatttgcgatcgctacacaaagctaactaaattacccccaagaacggtcagagaatatataagaaagacagggctgatggtaaaggatagcttgttgaaacaggagaatgtcattttcagtcgcgtcgataaaaaagctaaagctatgcttaggtcggctcgttttttttcatctttttcagccttcgacactcaagccatctctttaactgaacatttttatattcttccacatctttgccagtgaatttggcaccaggcacatcattttcggagagaattggtaggtttaactctgtaaacatctccttcgtacacgagttccattcatttcctattcggGACAAACAGCCgcttgtccttacttagcaacagtagctaatgtcatgaatattaatgagcggaagtgacgtgttgcttgcggtacgccattcacaTACAATCAACatatatacaacaacaaaaatgataaataaaaggtgGGGGTTAATTTTAACAGAAGCTGTACTGTTTGCAAAGTCTCTTGGTCCTTATAGCCTTGGGGTTCAAACAGGAACTTAAATCGGCCAAATTTAAAGaaaacatcccaaaaacatgaaaatttggtTAGAAAAGGCCAACTTTCCAAAAGGAAGTGCGCATGCGCTGACATCACAGTTGTTAGTCTCTGACTTCATTCAATTGTCGCTCATGTCCCCTAGTGTTGTTATTGGGTATAACGCTTCAATATTTTTCTCTGGGCtacacttccatgggcttgaaggtctGCATCCatacggttcggcaaggattcatacaatttattgaggaagtcatcaggaacatcaaagaaagcagtcttgcatgcctcccagagttcatcaacattcttgggttttgtcttccatgcttcctctttcatcctgttcatgtctggtgactgggctggccagtactggaggatcttgatgttctttgccttgaggaactttgtggtggagattgaagtatgcgatggagcaccatcctgctgcagaatttgtcctttttatggttagtaaTGAAAGAGGCAGCTTagatttgttgatttttcagactatttaccgtattggcctgaatataagatgggccctgattataagacgaccccctctttttcaagactaaagtttgaaaaaatgactttttgaacaccaaattaattttttgacagaaaattattacagtacatctgaaacaaatgattataacaacatttgagagaaaaagcatgttactttgcctcattcaaatcttaatatctgaacatttaaatatgtaaactaaagtgcaatcacattcgtaaatgaatggcttctggtttttgagatgtaaataaaccaatctattgtgataaaacaacaaaattgcaataactgcattaaccatcaaagtctaactgttgtcttgaaacaaatctgaacaggggaaaaacattgcaataaaataatgcaaattggttaaacttgagtagctgagatctgccatgacagaacatcgcttcattaatatctggcgccatctagcgtcgtgaatgggtataatgtctagaccgcgaatataagatgacccccagtTTCTCAGTATTAttgcaatgcaaaaaaacaccgtcttataatcgggccaAAAcggtatgttgccttccaccctgcagatctctcgcacacccccatacataCCCCAATCAAGTGACGTCCCAActacgcccccctgactggtgccgtcatattgtccgtcagctcatagtgtttacatattaccgctacgtacattcctcttactactgcgtgtttttctgctcgtctaaggaatcaccgcctagtaaacgaaccccaaaaccttcctgacaatcgttaacattgattaatcaaaatggtaaaGGCATAtggggcggttggttgcagtaacagagaagctaaacggtcattttagtagttgatgtgtgcccattgttaaaagggcaaatctctaaagcagcacggtttgtttatctcggtacaTGATGCTGTTAGACAGCggcaaaaacatcaatatgatgccaacacgatcgcagagatCATCAGACGGCGACTACGAGTGCAACAacaggcgttgtgccgaaaaatagccgccctgcgtgaaatgtcccccctgacgggagcgcccacacggaaacgactttcttgtaccgtgaatatgtattattttactctgcttgaactaataaaggtcatacctgtgtgattgtcattgggatatgatcgtgaaaacctgtagactaatacatttctgttcaaagatggttatgtggcccagtcctcgatttgttactaaatacagtactaatattttgtgtaatttatttaaaactgatcttacagtcgtaaatccattactgtaatgcgtccatgaaaacatttgatgttttcacgtcaataaagcattataaataagcgctcccgtcatgaTGGACATTTCACACCGGGCCGCTATTTTTTGCACACACCGGCccattgtcgatcaagtttcattttacaaatcgtgacaacggtgacgctcagctgaccaaatgttatATCCGGGCCGGTGCagatttgggtacccgactcctcatcgtgacataaactggagtgtgactggaaattttgtggtctcaggacgagctctgacgcacgggacgggaccggacgggaggaaacatcagtttgggcatcaaatatggatctggcgactggatcgatcgaagcttttccaaatcacggcttttatgcaacacatccaatgagtttacagcgtctgaaagcaccggagcttccataatttgaaagtgaatccacctttagaaactacgatcattgacaatacggacacacaatgacggacaatatggcggcaaaatacggcgatcacgtgattttgtgacgtttgTGATTGGGAtgcaaccccagaccatgattttgccaccaccaaacttcaatgTTTTCAGAGTGTGAAtctgatccatgcgggctccagtaggtctcctgcaatatttgcggcaactggtgtaattcaatggaagattcatctgaaaaatccaccttttgccacttttccattgtccatccttttgacaggctgtgggccttggcaaatgccacatggttttttaattgtctgcaccctgagagatctgcgggggggtgggggggggggggggggcaacataaaaaattcaacggaagtcatacaaaatattaaatttggatcccacagcaccactacttaattcgcttatgttatgcaacatatttttgtatttgaggagcattttttgttcaattttcacactactttctgtagatgacaaaacttttgtcttgacagaatttgacctttatgtcttcattaaatgataaatcttttttcagtgaaacatgtttttttacattcaacatcatttgggagggtcttcgctttcatatgagccatttctgaaaccaaatgaataaataaaagtcaGGTTACTAGCGGTTGttcctacaaaatggataagcgacaaggctTTTGTTAGGGACTGTACATTTCCCCTTCAAATCTAGAAATCCCACAGTTAATCAATACAAGTAGGGTCTGATGAAACCTTTGTGCAAAACATTTTGAACTGTCAATGTTTGAAACAAAttatcgtatttttcggacctTACCTTACCCAAAGTTTGGCCTGGGGTGCGACGTGTGCGAAATGATTAACACCTTGTTACATCATTTCACGtgttattttcacactaaaccgcaagagggcgctcaaggcctgtttcaacattggcggcaatttaaaaacaaaaaccaagaAGGCCTGAACAAAATGCCACAGAAAAGAATTATTCTGCGGATTACAAGCTGCAAATAGTGAAATATGCAGCCGAAAGAAAGTTTGGAGTTAGCGAGAACCTTGTCAGG
This Corythoichthys intestinalis isolate RoL2023-P3 chromosome 11, ASM3026506v1, whole genome shotgun sequence DNA region includes the following protein-coding sequences:
- the tmem144b gene encoding transmembrane protein 144b isoform X2, coding for MLAAECALLVVSLLIACCHAEEAKAEGGSGDEEVEAKGRTFGLNSTNNMTHFTYGIVANLAAMLLYGSNFVPVKRVETGDGMFFQWVYCAAIWSVAMVGDVMLHSPKFYPLAMLGGVIWATGSVMAVPIVKAIGLSLGVLIWGSSSLLIGWATPRFGWFGIPAEDVLRPMLNYCGVGLCLLSFIFFFVKTDLQQNLNPESVPLLIDRHTSSGSYGLSLPKFWIDSVRPSRRRLIGCLLAMVSGVLYGSSFTPMLYIKSHSSRHDSMFHGASLYDLDYVYAQCCGIFVASTVYFIIYCVAMKSRPRLYSRVILPGLFSGSMWALATYCWVLANNYLSVVVTCPMVTAGYSLVAALWGSLVFKEIKGLVNCLIFSLASSMVLMGSLLTAISNL
- the tmem144b gene encoding transmembrane protein 144b isoform X1, coding for MLAAECALLVVSLLIACCHAEEAKAEGGSGDEEVEAKGRTFGLNSTNNMTHFTYGIVANLAAMLLYGSNFVPVKRVETGDGMFFQWVYCAAIWSVAMVGDVMLHSPKFYPLAMLGGVIWATGSVMAVPIVKAIGLSLGVLIWGSSSLLIGWATPRFGWFGIPAEDVLRPMLNYCGVGLCLLSSFIFFFVKTDLQQNLNPESVPLLIDRHTSSGSYGLSLPKFWIDSVRPSRRRLIGCLLAMVSGVLYGSSFTPMLYIKSHSSRHDSMFHGASLYDLDYVYAQCCGIFVASTVYFIIYCVAMKSRPRLYSRVILPGLFSGSMWALATYCWVLANNYLSVVVTCPMVTAGYSLVAALWGSLVFKEIKGLVNCLIFSLASSMVLMGSLLTAISNL